A DNA window from Dunckerocampus dactyliophorus isolate RoL2022-P2 chromosome 17, RoL_Ddac_1.1, whole genome shotgun sequence contains the following coding sequences:
- the f2rl1.2 gene encoding coagulation factor II (thrombin) receptor-like 1, tandem duplicate 2, producing the protein MDPARIWTLLVVLCHFWVADGAGKGRGFIGVKDPQNSDLVVVKGVVAETLQSGLTTVFLPVVYIVVFVVGLPTNAMAIWVFLFRTKKKHPSSIYMANLALADLLFVIWTPLKIAYHFNGNNWIYGEPLCKVMVAFFYGNMYCSIIFIACLSVQRYWVVTHPLSQQRKNNKVAIGVCVAVWVFIWLSTTPLYLYQHTARLREPAITTCHDVNIIEAPLDPFPSVQLPYFYFICMGLVVFLVPCVVIVVAYILLLRALGRNMEDSTAAKNRRRAVVLILTVLFTFLLCFIPSNIMLVVHYSLLKDGVENNGYGFYVTTLCLASLNSVLDPFIYYFVSEDFRNHVKNTLLCRSSRTVERMRVSFSSMKYSRKSKSYVSESGNTQSSSC; encoded by the coding sequence GAAAAGGACGTGGCTTCATTGGGGTTAAAGATCCCCAAAACTCGGACCTGGTGGTCGTGAAGGGGGTCGTGGCGGAGACCCTGCAAAGCGGGCTGACCACCGTCTTCCTGCCAGTGGTCTACATCGTGGTGTTCGTGGTGGGCCTGCCCACCAACGCCATGGCAATATGGGTGTTCCTGTTCCGCACCAAGAAGAAGCACCCGTCGTCCATCTACATGGCCAACCTGGCGCTGGCCGACCTACTCTTCGTCATCTGGACGCCACTGAAGATCGCCTACCACTTCAATGGTAACAACTGGATCTACGGCGAGCCGCTGTGCAAGGTGATGGTGGCCTTCTTCTATGGGAACATGTACTGCTCCATCATCTTCATCGCCTGCCTCAGCGTGCAGCGCTACTGGGTGGTGACCCACCCGCTGTCCCAGCAGAGGAAGAACAACAAGGTGGCCATCGGAGTCTGCGTAGCCGTCTGGGTCTTCATCTGGCTCAGCACCACGCCGCTCTACCTCTATCAGCACACGGCCCGGCTACGAGAGCCCGCCATCACCACCTGCCACGACGTCAACATCATCGAGGCCCCGCTGGACCCCTTCCCGTCAGTGCAGCTGCCTTACTTTTACTTCATCTGCATGGGCCTGGTGGTGTTCCTGGTACCGTGCGTGGTCATCGTGGTGGCCTACATCCTGCTCCTGCGAGCCCTGGGCAGGAACATGGAGGACAGCACGGCGGCTAAGAACCGCAGACGGGCGGTGGTTCTGATCCTCACTGTGCTGTTCACTTTCTTGCTGTGCTTCATTCCGAGCAACATCATGCTGGTGGTGCACTACTCGCTGCTGAAGGACGGCGTGGAGAACAACGGCTACGGCTTCTACGTGACCACGCTGTGCCTCGCCAGCCTCAACAGCGTGCTGGACCCGTTCATCTACTACTTTGTGTCTGAGGACTTCCGCAACCACGTGAAGAACACGCTGCTGTGTAGGAGCAGCCGGACTGTGGAGCGCATGAGGGTCTCCTTCAGCTCCATGAAGTACTCCAGGAAGAGCAAGTCCTACGTGTCGGAGTCGGGGAACACACAGAGCAGCTCTTGCTAG